A genomic region of uncultured Paludibaculum sp. contains the following coding sequences:
- a CDS encoding S9 family peptidase, giving the protein MRLLCLLLLGLVPLAGQTVKTRITAADLLKIRQVTQVDVAANGNFAVYGVRSMFADEGKEGKDGKDGETHYGYRTHLWRVDLNDPAAQPVQLTFGDRNDSPAGLSSDGKLLAFLRTENAADVASKAKPKTQVFLLTMDTPGEAQAVTNLEQGATAVVWRPDGKALLVSSAIPLSKIEGVPPYSLDRPGREYESYTKEQLEAARPDGDLAQIRAWLYKNGQKDNPTVVTRMNFLGEQALAPEMTVTQLFVVDLVAGNKVTQITKGFLPHNNPQWSPDGQLIAYGSYPEGKQNPDRVRRGAVRLMDSAGNGDHAILDDEHHNWQVARFAPDGQHLLVTVSDPSDLIYAQPQLALTNLEGKDVKMLYSKWDASPQGVTYAVDGSILFTSGWQGGFPLLRLREAQLETLIESPDGVQTFGTAAGKIVYALTKAENPNELYLWEPGGKTRRLTDLNEGWLAGKLLVMPQEKWLTRPDGRKVQYWVMAPEGAEEGKRYPWVLDMHGGPSAMWGPGEFSMWHEFQTFCAWGYGVVYANPRGSSGYGAGFQKANYKNWGAGPAGDVLAALDETVKSNSLVDKDRLFLTGGSYAGYLTAWIVGHDNRFKAAAAQRGVYDLSTFYGEGNAYVLVQGAFGGFPWQPETKKLLDSESPVSYVSRIHTPLLILHASTDYRTGPVQSQMLFRELAQQGKPVEYIRYPGEGHELTRSGNPGRRMDHMLRIVEFFERYARNERQPPSNTQ; this is encoded by the coding sequence ATGCGACTCCTCTGCCTCCTCCTATTAGGACTCGTGCCCCTGGCCGGCCAGACGGTCAAAACTCGGATTACGGCGGCTGATCTGTTGAAGATCCGGCAGGTGACGCAAGTGGACGTCGCGGCCAATGGGAACTTTGCTGTCTATGGGGTTCGCTCGATGTTCGCCGACGAAGGGAAGGAGGGAAAGGACGGGAAGGACGGCGAGACTCACTACGGGTACCGCACGCACCTGTGGCGCGTGGATCTCAACGATCCGGCGGCGCAGCCCGTGCAGTTGACGTTTGGTGACCGCAACGACTCGCCCGCCGGATTGAGCTCCGACGGTAAGCTGCTGGCGTTTCTGCGAACAGAGAACGCGGCGGACGTGGCATCGAAGGCCAAGCCGAAGACGCAGGTGTTCCTCCTGACGATGGACACGCCCGGCGAGGCACAAGCGGTGACGAACCTGGAACAGGGCGCCACCGCAGTGGTGTGGCGGCCTGATGGCAAGGCTCTGCTGGTAAGCAGTGCCATCCCGCTGTCGAAGATCGAGGGTGTTCCGCCCTACTCCCTGGACCGTCCTGGTCGCGAGTACGAGAGCTACACCAAGGAGCAGTTGGAGGCCGCGCGGCCCGACGGTGATCTGGCCCAGATCCGCGCCTGGCTCTACAAGAACGGCCAGAAGGACAATCCCACCGTCGTTACGCGCATGAACTTCCTGGGCGAGCAGGCGCTGGCGCCGGAGATGACGGTGACACAGCTCTTCGTCGTCGATCTGGTGGCCGGGAACAAAGTTACACAGATCACCAAAGGCTTTCTGCCCCACAACAATCCGCAGTGGTCGCCCGATGGGCAGCTGATCGCCTATGGCTCCTATCCCGAGGGAAAGCAGAATCCTGACCGCGTGCGGCGCGGTGCTGTCCGGCTGATGGACTCCGCCGGGAATGGTGACCACGCCATTCTGGACGACGAACATCACAACTGGCAGGTGGCGCGATTTGCGCCCGACGGGCAGCACTTGCTGGTGACCGTTTCCGATCCCTCCGACCTCATCTACGCACAGCCCCAACTGGCCCTGACCAACCTGGAAGGCAAGGATGTCAAAATGCTGTACTCCAAGTGGGATGCCTCGCCGCAGGGGGTGACCTACGCCGTCGACGGATCGATTCTCTTCACCAGCGGATGGCAAGGCGGCTTTCCATTACTGCGTCTGCGCGAGGCCCAGTTGGAGACGCTGATCGAAAGCCCCGATGGCGTTCAGACCTTTGGAACGGCTGCGGGCAAGATTGTCTACGCTCTGACCAAAGCGGAGAACCCGAATGAGCTCTATCTGTGGGAGCCGGGTGGCAAGACACGCCGTTTGACCGACTTGAACGAAGGCTGGCTCGCGGGGAAGCTCCTGGTGATGCCACAGGAGAAGTGGCTGACGCGGCCTGACGGGCGCAAAGTGCAGTACTGGGTGATGGCGCCCGAAGGCGCCGAGGAAGGCAAGCGCTATCCATGGGTTCTCGACATGCATGGCGGACCCTCCGCGATGTGGGGGCCGGGTGAGTTCTCGATGTGGCACGAATTCCAGACGTTTTGCGCGTGGGGCTACGGCGTGGTGTATGCGAATCCGCGTGGTTCCAGCGGCTATGGCGCGGGGTTCCAAAAGGCCAACTACAAGAACTGGGGCGCGGGACCGGCCGGGGATGTCCTGGCGGCGCTGGATGAGACGGTGAAATCGAATTCGCTGGTCGATAAAGATCGGCTGTTCCTGACCGGCGGCTCCTACGCGGGTTATCTGACGGCCTGGATCGTAGGCCATGACAACCGCTTCAAAGCAGCGGCGGCGCAACGCGGCGTCTATGATCTATCGACGTTCTACGGGGAAGGGAACGCCTACGTGTTGGTGCAAGGGGCGTTCGGTGGGTTTCCCTGGCAGCCGGAAACCAAGAAACTGCTGGACTCGGAGTCGCCGGTCAGTTACGTGAGCAGGATCCACACTCCGCTGCTGATTCTGCATGCCAGTACGGATTACCGGACAGGGCCGGTACAAAGCCAAATGCTCTTCCGGGAGTTGGCCCAGCAGGGCAAGCCAGTGGAATACATCCGGTATCCGGGTGAAGGTCACGAACTGACGCGGTCAGGCAATCCGGGGCGGCGCATGGACCACATGCTCCGGATCGTTGAGTTCTTCGAACGATATGCGCGCAACGAGCGCCAGCCGCCTTCCAACACGCAGTAG
- a CDS encoding anthranilate synthase component I, translating into MRTLRYTTKSGIDVSRTVSRLPFKRGLDHLLHELDHHRGIYLSSGYEYPERYARWDIASLCPPLEITGRGRDIQFRPLNTRGQMLAEMLYAALKDHPHWDSFGLSAGLLQGVLKPLPTLFSEEERSKQPSCFSVLRALVNEFRHPKDSRLALVGAFGYDLLFQFDPIELKLPRHGHKDLHLYFCDDICFMDRKREVIERYQYDFDFESLSTLGLSRTAEDIAPVASGAVDEIVSDHTPEEYAAKVETVRGGMKQGDYYEVVLRQTFSTGFQGSPSELFQRIQTTSPSPYEFLIQLGDEQLIGASPEMFVRVEGRRVETCPIAGTTRRTGDPLRDHDLIRELLNSPKEESELTMCTDVDRNDKSRICEPGSVRVIGRRLVERYAGLFHTVDHVEGNIAEGFDSLDAFLSHMWAVTIIGAPKKAAAQAIENLEKDARGWYGGAVGMLSLNGDMNTGILIRTVHLKNGVARYPVGATLLYDSIPEAEEQETRLKATGFFRSLHAKSKTAAGPVEIENSGHGIKLLLVDNDDCFIQTLANYARQTGAEVVTYRSGFPLSLIGEIKPDIVMISPGPGRPNDFNVPQTARHAAALGIPVFGVCLGLQGIVEAWGGELGVLPYPMHGKPSWVEHRNLGVFEGLPPKVKVGRYHSLYALRDKLPSCLEITAESEDGIIMGIRHRDLPVEAVQFHPESLLSTDGQHGLQMIRNMIRIYGRAKVAH; encoded by the coding sequence ATGCGAACGCTTCGTTACACCACAAAGAGCGGGATTGACGTGTCCCGTACGGTGTCACGGCTTCCATTCAAGCGCGGCCTCGACCACCTGCTGCACGAACTGGATCACCACCGTGGCATCTATCTGTCTTCGGGTTATGAATACCCTGAGCGTTATGCACGATGGGACATCGCCAGCCTCTGCCCGCCCCTCGAAATCACCGGCCGCGGCAGGGATATCCAGTTTCGCCCTCTGAACACCCGCGGCCAGATGCTGGCCGAGATGCTTTACGCCGCGCTGAAGGACCACCCGCACTGGGATTCCTTTGGCCTCTCCGCTGGCCTTCTGCAGGGCGTGCTGAAGCCGCTACCTACTCTGTTTTCCGAGGAAGAACGAAGCAAACAGCCGTCGTGCTTCTCGGTCCTGCGCGCCCTGGTTAACGAGTTTCGCCATCCCAAGGATTCTCGGCTCGCCCTGGTGGGCGCCTTCGGCTATGACCTGTTGTTTCAGTTCGACCCCATCGAACTGAAGCTGCCGCGCCATGGCCACAAGGACCTTCATCTCTATTTCTGCGACGACATCTGCTTCATGGATCGCAAGCGCGAAGTCATCGAGCGCTATCAGTACGATTTCGACTTCGAATCCCTCTCGACCCTCGGCCTCTCCCGCACCGCCGAGGACATCGCACCCGTCGCCTCAGGCGCGGTGGACGAGATCGTCTCCGATCACACGCCCGAGGAGTACGCCGCCAAAGTTGAGACCGTGCGCGGCGGAATGAAGCAGGGCGACTACTACGAGGTCGTTCTTCGCCAAACCTTCTCCACTGGCTTCCAGGGCAGCCCGTCCGAACTCTTCCAACGAATCCAGACCACCAGTCCCAGCCCGTATGAGTTCCTGATCCAGCTCGGCGACGAACAGCTCATCGGCGCCAGCCCGGAGATGTTCGTGCGCGTCGAAGGCCGCCGCGTGGAAACCTGTCCCATCGCCGGCACCACGCGCCGTACGGGCGACCCACTGCGCGATCACGACCTCATCCGCGAGCTGCTCAACTCGCCCAAGGAAGAGTCGGAGCTGACGATGTGCACCGACGTGGATCGCAACGATAAATCGCGCATCTGCGAACCCGGCTCAGTCCGCGTCATCGGCCGACGTCTCGTTGAGCGCTATGCCGGCCTGTTCCACACCGTCGACCACGTCGAGGGCAACATCGCCGAGGGCTTCGACTCGCTCGACGCGTTCCTGTCCCACATGTGGGCCGTTACCATCATCGGAGCGCCCAAGAAAGCCGCTGCCCAGGCCATTGAAAACCTCGAAAAGGATGCGCGCGGCTGGTACGGCGGCGCCGTCGGCATGTTGTCCCTCAACGGCGACATGAATACCGGCATCCTCATCCGGACTGTCCATCTGAAGAACGGGGTGGCCCGCTATCCCGTGGGCGCGACCCTCCTTTACGACTCCATTCCGGAGGCCGAGGAGCAGGAAACGCGCCTGAAGGCCACAGGCTTCTTCCGCTCCCTGCACGCCAAGTCGAAGACCGCCGCCGGCCCGGTGGAGATCGAGAACTCGGGTCACGGCATCAAGCTGCTACTGGTCGACAACGACGACTGCTTCATCCAGACCCTGGCCAATTACGCCCGCCAGACCGGAGCTGAGGTGGTCACCTACCGTAGCGGCTTCCCACTGTCTTTGATCGGCGAGATCAAACCGGACATCGTCATGATCTCTCCCGGCCCAGGCCGGCCGAACGATTTCAACGTGCCTCAGACGGCCCGTCACGCCGCCGCGCTCGGCATCCCTGTCTTTGGCGTCTGCCTCGGCTTGCAGGGCATCGTCGAGGCCTGGGGCGGCGAACTGGGCGTGCTGCCCTATCCCATGCATGGCAAGCCCTCATGGGTGGAGCACCGCAACCTCGGCGTCTTTGAGGGCCTGCCGCCCAAGGTCAAGGTAGGCCGCTATCACTCGCTCTACGCCCTGCGCGACAAACTGCCCTCGTGCCTGGAAATCACGGCCGAGAGCGAGGACGGCATCATCATGGGCATT